The following are from one region of the Myxocyprinus asiaticus isolate MX2 ecotype Aquarium Trade chromosome 2, UBuf_Myxa_2, whole genome shotgun sequence genome:
- the slc25a22b gene encoding mitochondrial glutamate carrier 1 — MQCFLSYSGLIWFPCFLSMPAKLINGGIAGLIGVTCVFPIDLAKTRLQNQQNGSRIYSSMSDCLIKTIRSEGFFGMYRGAAVNLTLVTPEKAIKLAANDFFRQQLSKDGQKLTLVREMLAGCGAGTCQVIVTTPMEMLKIQLQDAGRIEAQRKLTDQQCGGGEAKVRFVQVKSPTALQLSKDLLKDKGIAGLYKGLGATLLRDVPFSIIYFPLFANLNSLGRRNDYSSAPFYISFLSGCLAGCTAAVAVNPVDVIKTRLQSLARRSQEDTYSGVKDCISKILHNEGPSAFLKGAYCRALVIAPLFGIAQVVYFLGVGEFVLSLLPGQNH, encoded by the exons atgcaatgttttctttcatacAGTGGATTAATTTGGTTTCCATGTTTTCTCAGCATGCCAGCTAAACTCATCAATGGAGGCATTGCTGGACTGATTGGCGTCACTTGCGTGTTTCCAATTGATTTGGCTAAAACACGCCTCCAAAACCAGCAAAATGGATCTCGCATCTACAGTAGCAT GTCTGACTGTCTCATAAAAACCATCCGATCAGAGGGGTTCTTTGGAATGTACAGAG GGGCTGCGGTCAATCTGACGCTGGTAACTCCAGAAAAGGCCATTAAACTGGCCGCCAATGATTTCTTTAGACAACAGCTCTCCAAGGATGG ACAGAAGCTGACGCTGGTTAGAGAAATGTTAGCTGGCTGTGGAGCGGGCACCTGTCAA GTGATTGTAACCACTCCGATGGAGATGCTAAAGATCCAATTGCAGGATGCTGGCAGAATAG AGGCCCAGAGGAAGCTGACTGACCAGCAGTGTGGAGGAGGTGAAGCCAAAGTGAGGTTTGTTCAGGTGAAGTCTCCCACTGCCCTGCAGCTCTCTAAAGATCTGCTTAAGGACAAAGGCATCGCTGGTCTTTACAAGGGATTGGGGGCCACTCTATTAAG aGATGTGCCCTTTTCCATCATCTACTTCCCACTGTTTGCTAACCTGAACAGCCTGGGCAGGAGGAATGATTACAGCTCGGCTCCGTTTTACATCTCCTTTCTCTCTGGCTGTCTTGCAGGCTGCACTGCAGCTGTTGCTGTTAACCCTGTGGATG TGATAAAAACCAGGCTTCAGTCTTTGGCTCGTCGAAGTCAGGAGGACACTTACAGTGGAGTTAAAGACTGTATCAG TAAGATTCTCCACAATGAGGGTCCATCTGCATTCCTGAAGGGGGCGTACTGTCGTGCATTGGTCATTGCTCCCCTTTTTGGCATCGCTCAGGTGGTTTACTTCCTGGGAGTTGGTGAATTTGTTCTCAGCCTCCTGCCTGGACAAAATCACTGA